DNA sequence from the Antedon mediterranea chromosome 7, ecAntMedi1.1, whole genome shotgun sequence genome:
ttgttgaatatgccattttaatgtcacatactttaatatagttattcacttttactaaaaattggatcgataaaacaattattttacctgaaaaactgcaaaaaaattgtcaaatttaaccatttattttttcataagtgaaaatattattttttagggtttttttttttttcgaaagtGATTAAGTttgttaaaactaaaaaatagcctattcaaagtctgattttattgaTCTTTATTTATCATGTAGTAGTActatactatattttaattaatataatttttcacTAAATCTTCAACTGAAGAACAAATCAATTGAAATAACCTATACTTAAAAATCTATACAACAACTAAAGACGTATTTGATCATTCTTAGTAGCCAACAGCTGTTTACACTATAGATATTTATTACTTGGACATATTTATGAGCTTCAGCCTATCATTTTAGCCAATCATCTTTCAGATAATATTTCTTATATCACTCATTAATATGCAGGGTGTCTAATTTGAAACAGATGGAAgttaaaacaaaaagaaacaattcAGATCTTCTTTCACATTGAATATGGAAAacgtatattttaatataaaccaTATGACTACAATGCTCAGTTCACAAAATAGATAAATCCAGGGAAGATTCAATCTTCCCTGATAAATCTTGATCCCTCTCAACATCTCTAAATCTTGTTTTGTCGAAAATGTGCCAAAATTAGGATTTGCACTCAGAACTGTAGAATTGGTAGGCTAGCATGTTGACCACCAGGCCATGGTGTCAAAGTGACCCCTTGTCCTCTTTTTATACAAAAGTCAGGATTTGATCACAGAACTGTAGAATTGGTAGGCAAACATGACCACTACGCTAAGGTGTCATAGTGATCCCATCACAATTTACATCCCCTTCTGGCAATTTAGGGTGCTATCCCTGGTACCTTGCCTACTGTTGTGTATGGGCTTGTTCTTGTATGGTAGTACAGTACTATGAAAAATAGTAAATCAAAAGCAAagtaatacaaatttgtttcattAAACTAGGAATTATAAAATCTTTAGAAATTTAGACAAATCCTTTGGTGTTTTCTAGATTAGTTTTTAGATAATAACACTATTAACTTAAACCAATGCTATTGTCAACAATTGCATGATTTTAAAAACGCTATTGTTCACATAATTCCATGGTACAATTTTCTTTACGTCATAGatataaaatactatataaaataataaacaagtttAACTTCTTGAGCTTGAGTGTTAATGTAATGAATGTAACAGGATATAATTACAAAGGCCAGACTTATTGGAATATCTTTACATTGATCTTATAATTTTGGATTGTGGAATACGGTACATTTTTCCTTTTGTTCCTATACTCGATTACATACTAATAATGTCATGTCATAAACCATGATTACATTACTTATTTCATTATATGTTAATGTTCTCTTATCTGAAAAAATGGTTTTTGTTAAATTGAATGTCATgaattatgattaattatttctcattttttgtaattacatattatttttaattacagaTTAAAGTCTGGTTTGACCAATTCATCAAACAAGGCGTGGTAGACGTTGAAACAATGGCAACCACTTCGTGTGGCACGTGTGccaaaattgttttgtttataacaaatttgatattttgggtaagtatttttttattttatcagttAAAATTAGTTGTCAATTCTTTGGCGCTAATTGTTTTAGAGagttgtttaaaatttgttttgtaaatatcGGAGACAATCTACTAATATTTTCTGATCCCTGATATTCCTTTTCTTGTTCTTTTTTCCAGATAACTGGGATAATACTGCTTGGAGTTGGAATATGGGTGACGATAGACAAAACAAGTTTAGAGTTTTTGACGTTGTTTTACCACCCTTCCCTTAAAGTATTAGCATATACGTTGATAGGCGTTGGAGGTTTCGTCACAATCTTGGGTTTCATTGGATGTTTCGGAGCTTGTCATGAACAAAAATGGATGATAATTACTGTAAGATGAAATTGTGTTTATTGATATAGTATGTATAGATTTAATGTTTaattcatttcctttatttcagatagtacatccatatacaaaacatacaaaacaaaaagacaaatttCACCAGGAAATTAACAACAGCAACTTCCATAAAACCAGCTTACAATATCCTAAAAAATCTATTTGCACAATAATGCTGATGTAGGTTGAATTGTGGAAGTACTGTACTTTAACTATGGTTTTAATCGGACTATTCAACTAATAATAGTATTTTGTGTTCTCTGTTCTGATTCTTAATGTGTAGCGCTCCTATTTACCTCTCAGGATTATTGATTGAAATACGGCTGATATAATGACTTATCTCAACCTGCTGTGTAAATACATGACTTTAATACCAGTGTACAGACTTTACAATTTTCATGATATGTCATTAGACTAGGCAGCTATCGAGTTGAAAAGTCTTTCTGCACATGCTCGGAATTACATTCAGCAAAGACAGAATAGGCCTAATAACTGTAGTCTAGTATAGTGCCGTCAAAATTAAAGTCACCAGGACTTCACCCATTTCTAATTCAGAGAATATCTTGGTTACGTTTAATGGCCCTGTCAGAAAAAAGGGCaatgtttttgtaaataaaatatgttttgattATTGCAAACATTTGGTTAATACATTTTCTCAAATGAATAATGTACCAAAGTTTGGTTAAGACATTAAAAAGTTGATCACCGAGGTCACCGGTACCACTTGGTGGTGTCATGACATAATGGATCTTCAGTTTCCAGAAACCAGTAGTGACGTTTGTACTGCCCAATGCACCACAGGATAGAAAGAAACCCATTGATTTCTCAGTTGGTATCATTCAccacataatttgcataatttaaaaacagtttGTTAAAATGTTTGTCATCACGAGTTATTACATTGTTACTGAactaaaagctctgtctacactatcaaactagttttacaaaaaatgtgatgtgcccaaatatggtagtgatgtgttcaagtatgttagtgatatgacatcatcatgtccatatatgggcacatcacatttttttgtcacataaaaaatgttatagtgtagacagagcttaataccaCTTTGTGACCGAATATTTTTATTCTACTACACAATAATGCAAAGGTGGAAATAACTTTGCTGTCTAATGTCTTTGAAACAATCTGATAAATTAGAATGATTCTTGgtgttatttattctttattgcaTTAAACTATGATAAAGATACATAAAgtagtataaagctctgtctacactatacaactttatgtgacaaaataatgtgatgtgcccatataatcgACATGATGTCCATTTcggcactaccatatttgggcacatcacactttgtttaaGCAATAGCAATATAGATCACCAATAAGAAATTCTTTGTTGtcaaatagtttgatagtgtagacagtgcttgaTAAGTAAAAAGTAGTCATATTTGACAAGAAACAATTAACAACATGCAGTGAGTCTATTGTTCCAgctaatcaatttatttttgcaCACCATTAgcattctttattttttaaatacagtatttcattgtTGTACTGTTACTGCTACTTGTGGAGATTGTCTGCGTTATTCTGGTCTTTGCTTTCCAATCTGAGGTGGAGAAGTATGTAGGAGATCAACTGGATGATTCAGTACAGAAAGAGTATGGTCTTGATGGttatgatgatgtcactactTCTATCGATGCCCTCCATATTACAGTAAGTGTCACTACCAAAGTTGTGAGAATTTTACCAGCTGCCTAAACTTACTTTTTCAAAACCTCAAAACCAGGTTTATAAGGTTGTCTCAGATCATTCGCATTTAACCATTGGTCATACCTTCTAATAAAAAAATGCAAGAATATAATATTACTCTGCTACAGTCGACATTCCCAATAACCTAATAAATATTACTACAGTCGACTCTCCCAATACTAAACTGTCTGAAAACTCTCCCCAATACCAGCCTTTTCTTGAGGTCTAAATGGCCCCAATTcttttttactattaaaaatacattcaaaatTCCAGGATTTCTGGAAAACCATACGTCTTCCCAAGGGTGTCTAGTTTTTTACCATAATGATGTTGATAAAATGATGTtggtttaaattatgttttggACTCCGACATGAATGAATGACAACACACATTTGATCGTTGTGGTTGGTACGGTTTTATTTCTAATCGTCCTCAATACACAAAGTGCATCACATGTGCTCCATGTTGTCTCCTCCATTCTCTCTCTCTTTTATTTTACCGCCCTCTATCTGACGTTATTGCTATGCGATATTTGGAAGGATTACACTAACAttgagaaaacatattttcagtTGAAATGCTGCGGAAAAAATAACTTCACAGACTGGGAAACGTCGGCATGGAGTAAAGCGAAAATGAATGCATCAACACCGTTTCCAATCTCCTGTTGTACAACGAAAGAGGGTTCTCTtgaaaaattgataaataatgaGTCAGTCGAACCAATAGATCGAGAGGCATGCTATGCTGGATCACCGAATGATTTCATGAATAGTGAAGTAAGTCTGATAAATATTTTACCCAACTCTCGTGTACATTGGCCACTTGTTCCAAATAAACTCAAATACAAATCAAATACATAGCCTGGATATATATAAAGTAGTCTTGAATTAAAGGCCACTTGTTCCAAATAGACCTAAAAAATGAAACTTTATTAAAGCATAGCCAAACAATAGAGGTGCTAAGTTTTATCTTAacaatagagggtgctattaatttttatttaaaaaatgcatcaAATACATAGCCTGGATATATATAGTCTTGAATTAAAGGCCACTTGTTCCAAATAGACCTAAAAAATGAAACTTTATTAAAGCATAGCCAAACAATAGAGGCGCTATTAAGTTTTATCTTAacaatagagggtgctattaatttttatttaaaaaatgcatcaAATACATAGCCTGGATATATATAGCCTTGAATTAAAGGCCACTTGTTCCAAATAGACCTAAAAAATGAAACTTTATTAAAGCATAGCCAAACAATAAAGGGTGCTATTAAGTTTTATCTTAacaatagagggtgctattaatttttatttaaaaaatgcatcaAATACATAGCCTGGATATATATAGCCTTGAATTAAAGGCCACTTGT
Encoded proteins:
- the LOC140054335 gene encoding CD151 antigen-like isoform X2 — translated: MATTSCGTCAKIVLFITNLIFWITGIILLGVGIWVTIDKTSLEFLTLFYHPSLKVLAYTLIGVGGFVTILGFIGCFGACHEQKWMIITYFIVVLLLLLVEIVCVILVFAFQSEVEKYVGDQLDDSVQKEYGLDGYDDVTTSIDALHITLKCCGKNNFTDWETSAWSKAKMNASTPFPISCCTTKEGSLEKLINNESVEPIDREACYAGSPNDFMNSEGCYDTLYEYFIDNLWIIGGIGIGIAVLQLFVLVLALSLLRNLKDDYE
- the LOC140054335 gene encoding tetraspanin-6-like isoform X1; translated protein: MATTSCGTCAKIVLFITNLIFWITGIILLGVGIWVTIDKTSLEFLTLFYHPSLKVLAYTLIGVGGFVTILGFIGCFGACHEQKWMIITYFIVVLLLLLVEIVCVILVFAFQSEVEKYVGDQLDDSVQKEYGLDGYDDVTTSIDALHITLKCCGKNNFTDWETSAWSKAKMNASTPFPISCCTTKEGSLEKLINNESVEPIDREACYAGSPNDFMNSEGCYDTLYEYFIDNLWIIGGIGIGIAVLQVHTLFITTIFLAKLRNDRYIYVRSPRNYRSILAPTDDKTYENSTYMRDTRC